From Fusarium fujikuroi IMI 58289 draft genome, chromosome FFUJ_chr07, a single genomic window includes:
- a CDS encoding related to SNA2 Integral mebrane protein — MCSADFFLAFLAILFPPLPVWVKCGLCSADSLINILLCCLAYIPGLIHAWYIIAKYPEPPYEYESLPHDREGNRVTYVYVQCPPGPHQHGHPQNQQPKPQPQPHHGGASNNNNSMNYGTQNAGGSSRPAPQQHGVTNNGEGSSESQGVPPSYADVVAGDHKIQSKD, encoded by the exons ATGTGTTCcgccgacttcttcctcgcttTCCTCGCCATTCTCTTCCCCCCACTGCCCG TCTGGGTAAAGTGCGGTCTCTGCAGCGCCGAttctctcatcaacatcctcctctgCTGTCTCGCCTACATCCCCGGCCTCATTCACGCATGGTACATCATCGCCAAGTATCCTGAGCCGCCCTACGAGTACGAGTCCTTGCCACATGATCGTGAGGGTAACCGCGTTACCTACGTCTACGTCCAGTGCCCGCCAGGCCCTCATCAGCACGGCCACCCCCAGAACCAGCAGCCCAAGCCTCAGCCCCAACCTCATCATGGTGGTGCTAGCAACAACAATAATAGCATGAACTATGGCACTCAGAACGCTGGTGGTTCTTCTCGTCCTGCACCCCAGCAGCATGGCGTGACAAATAACGGCGAGGGCAGTTCTGAAAGTCAGGGCGTGCCACCTTCCTACGCCGACGTCGTCGCTGGAGACCACAAGATTCAGTCCAAGGATTAA
- a CDS encoding related to transcriptional regulator ARG82, with amino-acid sequence MMGSKQMPDRKELRDYNYAVAGHAGTLCTPDGELFIKPCTQSEIDFYQSANRRHPEFADIMPLFMGSLLLTDPTEKTIDEAVAGVISHAGDLKTSKEEIVASVTEQVAHATATQQKEGDAWVPAKDNKIKTDKAVVLDNATFGFKSPNILDVKLGVRLWADDAPQQKKQRFDKISAETTHGSLGFRIAGMRVYRGSEDASELDEENYKIYDKDYGRTTVTQENVVDQFRKFIFNKSAGIDEDLGKAVCAAFIRDLQRVEEILSRHESRMYSSSLLFIFEGDGEALRSAIEENNALIDAEAGIGQAARTTKRVDSGIALDDEDELDEDSDLETSLPQIYSLKLIDFAHAEWTPGQGPDENALTGVRSLLRIFQEMA; translated from the exons ATGATGGGATCAAAACAAATGCCTGATCGCAAAGAGCTTCGCGATTACAACTACGCTGTCGCTGGCCA TGCCGGCACGCTTTGTACCCCCGATGGCGAACTATTCATCAAGCCTTGCACACAGTCCGAGATCGATTTCTACCAGTCTGCCAATCGAAGACATCCCGAGTTCGCCGATATAATGCCGTTGTTTATGGGATCCCTTCTACTTACCGACCCTACTGAGAAGACAATAGACGAGGCTGTGGCTGGTGTGATCTCCCACGCCGGAGATCTCAAGACGTCAAAGGAAGAAATTGTCGCTTCGGTGACCGAACAGGTTGCTCACGCTACAGCGACACAACAAAAAGAAGGTGATGCTTGGGTCCCAGCCAAGGataacaagatcaagaccgATAAGGCGGTTGTGTTGGATAATGCTACCTTTGGCTTCAAGAGCCCCAACATCCTCGATGTCAAGTTGGGAGTAAGGCTCTGGGCCGACGATGCCCCTCAACAAAAAAAGCAGCGCTTCGACAAGATCTCGGCCGAGACGACACACGGTAGCTTGGGATTCCGGATAGCAGGAATGCGGGTCTACCGCGGATCAGAGGATGCTTCGGAACTGGACGAGGAAAACTACAAGATCTACGATAAGGATTATGGCCGAACAACAGTCACCCAAGAAAACGTCGTGGATCAGTTCCGaaaattcatcttcaacaaaagCGCCGGCATCGATGAAGATCTCGGCAAGGCCGTTTGCGCAGCATTTATCCGGGATCTTCAAAGAGTCGAAGAGATTCTCTCACGACATGAAAGCCGAATGTACTCGTCTTCACTACTATTTATCTTTGAGGGCGATGGCGAAGCCCTCCGAAGCGCCATTGAAGAGAACAACGCACTCATTGACGCAGAGGCAGGTATCGGCCAAGCAGCTCGAACTACCAAGAGGGTTGATAGCGGCATCGCTctggacgacgaagacgagctAGACGAAGACTCGGACCTCGAGACCTCCCTGCCACAAATATACTCCCTGAAACTCATTGACTTTGCCCACGCCGAATGGACCCCCGGCCAAGGACCCGACGAGAACGCCTTGACAGGCGTGAGGAGTCTTTTACGCATCTTCCAAGAGATGGCGTAA
- a CDS encoding related to cleavage/polyadenylation factor IA subunit: protein MSIPGLGQIPTQPTASSTRVITLRPACEWRFQVSSPVIVKLLSGTAEKDGVELGPKNAYTFAGVKSKILTWHGCELEIDGRCDVDSVAEYANPTDNPANVHVNLHGQLNDMRQKAAREGTEGPRVLIVGPADVGKTTVARTLTSYATRQGYQPLVVNANPKEGMLSLPGTLSASVLATVLDVEAVDGWGSTPTSGPNSVPVKLPLVFYYGRASPDEDPDFYRELMSKLAGSVSARLSEDEDVKSSGVIIDGMGLPEQSKDEYELVAHIVDEFSVNVIIVIGSTCITSELSKRFSNERTSLGEPISIVPIDKSDGVVVRDEAFLQHVREAAIKEYFFGDSKRTLSPLIQQVDFDSVIVYHNSDEYSHSQGVTREDPSTPMQQWTFAIMHATPKESPDTVRAASVMGFLYVSDVDEERRKIKLLSPVSGRLGDQPLVWGKWPEPFINLLG, encoded by the exons ATGTCAATTCCAGGCCTGGGCCAGATTCCCACACAG CCCACCGCCTCGAGCACCCGCGTCATCACCCTCCGACCAGCCTGCGAATGGCGCTTTCAAGTCTCCTCCCCCGTAATCGTCAAGCTTCTCTCCGGCACAGCAGAGAAAGACGGCGTCGAGCTAGGCCCTAAGAACGCCTATACATTTGCGGGCGTCAAGTCAAAGATTCTAACGTGGCACGGATGCGAGCTTGAGATCGATGGCCGATGCGATGTTGATTCCGTGGCGGAATATGCGAATCCGACTGATAACCCGGCAAATGTGCATGTGAATCTCCATGGACAGCTTAATGATATGCGGCAAAAGGCGGCGAGGGAGGGGACAGAGGGGCCGAGAGTTTTGATCGTTGGACCAGCGGATGTGGGAAAGACCACGGTTGCGAGGACGCTGACGAGCTATGCGACGAGACAAGGCTACCAACCTCTAGTGGTGAACGCGAATCCTAAAGAAGGGATGCTCAGTTTGCCGGGAACACTGAGTGCGAGCGTTCTTGCGACTGTCCTGGACGTTGAGGCCGTGGACGGCTGGGGAAGCACGCCTACCAGCGGTCCAAACAGTGTGCCCGTGAAGCTCCCTCTGGTATTTTACTACGGACGAGCTTCACCTGATGAAGACCCTGACTTTTACCGCGAACTTATGAGTAAACTTGCTGGAAGCGTCAGTGCACGCTTgagcgaggatgaggacgtcAAGAGCTCAGGTGTTATTATCGATGGAATGGGTCTTCCTGAGCAGAGCAAAGATGAGTATGAGCTGGTCGCACACATCGTCGATGAGTTTTCTG TCAATGTCATTATTGTGATTGGCTCAACATGTATCACCTCCGAGCTATCTAAACGATTCAGCAACGAGCGAACAAGTCTTGGAGAACCTATCAGCATTGTTCCCATCGACAAGTCCGACGGTGTCGTCGTTCGAGACGAAGCCTTCTTACAGCACGTAAGAGAAGCAGCTATTAAGGAGTATTTCTTCGGCGACTCCAAGCGTACTCTCAGCCCCCTGATCCAGCAAGTCGATTTCGACAGCGTGATTGTGTATCATAACTCCGACG AATATTCTCACAGCCAGGGTGTCACCCGAGAAGACCCCTCAACGCCGATGCAGCAGTGGACGTTTGCCATTATGCACGCAACACCTAAGGAGTCGCCCGATACGGTCCGTGCTGCAAGTGTCATGGGCTTCCTGTACGTGTCGGATGTGGATGAGGAGCGTCGTAAGATCAAGTTGCTTTCGCCGGTGAGCGGACGGTTGGGTGACCAGCCGCTTGTTTGGGGGAAGTGGCCGGAGCCGTTTATTAATCTCCTCGGATAA
- a CDS encoding probable Na+-transporting ATPase ENA-1 has translation MGETESKSANGAIHATSTSDSSTVAAGQDDKPPIAEPPDLLAIEKPILPHTLSAHRVARDLKSDVDDGLSSEEAAARLARDGPNSIKGAKGISLYEIFIQQIANALTVVLIAVTALSFAISDYIEGGVVAAVIVLNIVVGLIQDYRAEQTIQSLYALSTPKCKVIRDGHSETVKAETLVKGDLVSLATGDVVPADLRLVQGINVSTDEALLTGESIAISKKPDAVFTDPDMPMGDRVNLAYSGSSVTRGRATGIVIATGMETEVGQIAELLRKTKNDDTERTPVGRAVWKFYQFCRRILGLEGTPLQVTLSKFALLLFAFAIVLVIIVFSASLWKITDEVLLYGICVGVAVIPESLLAVLTVTMAVATKAMVRGNVIVRQMPSLEAVGGVTNICSDKTGTLTQGRMITRKVWLRGDLAGTVEGTANPYDPYSGTVKWSADLAGSCLNTFLKVLTLCNNATVSDGKKEPETDSSSIITSEDAEWKAIGEPTEIALKVFAMRFGRSVSGGDTLVAEHPFDSSCKLMSVVYGNEVEQTRNVYTKGAVEVLLTKLTETEEFKKEILAKAEELAGQGLRVLCIATKPMNGDARDCHDRSKVETELQFVGLAGLYDPPRPETAGAVEQCRAAGVTVHMVTGDHIKTATAIAYEVGILNKNIPLKSNTVMAAADFGALSDAEIDCLDELPVVLARCSPLTKVRMIEALHRRKAFCIMTGDGVNDSPALKQADVGIAMGDRGSDVAKEAADMVLTDDNFASIVTGIQEGRRLADNIQKFLLHLLTSNLAQVILLLIGLAFKDVNGNAVFPLSPLEILWANLVTSSPLALGLGLEEASPDILRRPPRSLRSGVFTLDLVRDQLFYGLSSGSLCLCAFMLVNYASSGQGYYLMAEGCNESGHDECDLVYRARATTFSTLAFLLLVTAWEVKHFHRSLFNMDERATGPFSVFKTIYHNKFLFWSVVAGFVMIFPIVYIPYLNTEVFKHKGLSWEWGVVAGCVVVYIVLIEMWKACKRRFKLGLDSHPVTQGQAQV, from the exons ATGGGAGAAACCGAATCCAAATCCGCGAATGGTGCAATTCACGCCACTTCCACGTCGGACTCGTCGACCGTCGCAGCCGGTCAGGACGACAAACCCCCTATAGCGGAACCCCCAGACCTACTAGCCATAGAGAAGCCGATTCTTCCCCATACGCTCTCTGCTCATCGCGTCGCCAGAGACCTCAAGTCCGACGTCGACGATGGTTTGAGTAGCGAAGAGGCTGCTGCCCGCCTTGCGCGGGATGGCCCTAATTCTATCAAAGGCGCCAAGGGCATCTCTCTGTACGAGATCTTCATACAGCAGATTGCCAATGCCCTGACtgtcgtcctcatcgccgTGACCGCTCTGTCCTTTGCTATCTCGGACTATATTGAGGGTGGCGTCGTCGCCGCCGTCATTGTCCTCAACATCGTTGTCGG ATTGATCCAGGACTACCGCGCTGAGCAGACCATCCAGTCGCTCTATGCTCTGTCCACTCCTAAATGCAAGGTCATCCGAGATGGTCACAGTGAAACTGTCAAGGCCGAAACACTCGTCAAGGGAGACTTAGTCTCTCTCGCAACTGGCGATGTTGTTCCTGCCGATCTGCGCCTGGTTCAAGGTATCAACGTCTCTACCGATGAGGCACTTCTCACTGGTGAATCTATCGCCATCAGCAAGAAGCCAGATGCCGTATTCACCGACCCCGATATGCCCATGGGTGATCGTGTTAACCTGGCCTACTCCGGAAGCTCTGTCACTAGAGGTCGAGCCACCGGTATTGTCATTGCTACTGGTATGGAAACAGAGGTCGGCCAAATCGCCGAGCTCCTGCGCAAGACTAAGAACGACGACACCGAAAGGACTCCCGTCGGTCGCGCAGTTTGGAAGTTCTACCAGTTCTGTCGCAGAATCCTTGGCCTCGAGGGAACCCCTCTCCAGGTCACCCTCAGCAAGTTCGCCCTGTTGCTTTTCGCCTTCGCCAttgtcctcgtcatcatcgtcttttcCGCCAGTCTGTGGAAGATCACCGATGAGGTCCTTCTGTACGGAATCTGCGTCGGTGTGGCTGTTATCCCCGAGTCTCTGCTCGCAGTTTTGACTGTTACAATGGCCGTTGCCACCAAGGCAATGGTTCGCGGCAATGTCATTGTTCGTCAGATGCCTTCCCTTGAAGCCGTTGGCGGTGTTACCAACATCTGCTCGGACAAGACTGGTACCCTGACTCAAGGACGAATGATTACCCGAAAGGTTTGGCTCCGTGGCGATCTCGCCGGAACTGTTGAGGGCACCGCCAACCCCTACGACCCTTACAGCGGAACTGTCAAGTGGTCTGCTGACTTGGCCGGAAGCTGCCTGAACACTTTCCTCAAGGTTCTTACTCTTTGCAACAACGCCACAGTCAGTGACGGCAAGAAAGAGCCCGAGACGGACTCtagcagcatcatcacttccGAAGATGCTGAGTGGAAGGCCATTGGTGAGCCTACCGAGATTGCTCTCAAGGTCTTCGCTATGAGATTCGGCCGTAGTGTTTCCGGGGGTGACACCCTGGTGGCCGAACATCCTTTCGATTCTTCCTGCAAACTCATGAGCGTTGTGTATGGTAATGAGGTTGAACAGACTCGAAACGTCTATACCAAGGGCGCAGTTGAGGtcctcctcaccaagctcactGAGACtgaagagttcaagaaggaaatCCTCGCTAAAGCTGAAGAACTCGCCGGCCAAGGTTTGCGAGTGCTCTGTATCGCAACCAAGCCTATGAATGGCGACGCTCGGGATTGTCATGATCGTTCCAAGGTTGAGACTGAGCTTCAGTTTGTCGGTTTGGCTGGTCTCTATgatcctcctcgccctgaAACTGCTGGCGCTGTTGAACAATGCCGCGCCGCCGGTGTTACTGTCCACATGGTTACTGGCGACCACATCAAGACTGCAACAGCCATTGCTTACGAAGTCggtattctcaacaagaacatTCCCCTCAAGTCCAACACCGTCATGGCAGCTGCCGACTTTGGTGCCCTTAGCGATGCTGAGATTGACTGCCTGGACGAACTCCCTGTGGTTCTCGCTCGCTGTAGCCCTCTGACCAAGGTTCGCATGATCGAAGCCCTCCATCGCCGCAAAGCATTCTGCATCAtgactggtgatggtgtCAACGACTCGCCTGCTCTTAAACAAGCTGATGTCGGTATTGCCATGGGAGACCGTGGTAGCGATGTCGCCAAAGAGGCGGCTGACATGGTTCTCACTGATGACAACTTTGCCTCGATCGTTACTGGTATCCAGGAAGGTCGACGACTTGCTGACAATATCCAGAAG ttccttcttcatcttctgacATCCAATTTGGCTCAAGTCATTCTCCTTCTTATTGGTCTTGCCTTCAAGGATGTGAATGGTAACGCCGTCTTCCCCCTGTCCCCCTTGGAAATTCTTTGGGCCAATCTGGTTACCTCATCGCCTCTAGCTCTGGGTCTCGGTCTCGAGGAAGCCTCTCCTGATATCCTTCGGCGACCTCCCCGCAGCTTGCGCAGCGGCGTGTTTACCCTTGACCTCGTTCGCGATCAACTTTTCTATGGACTCTCCTCAGGTTCCCTCTGCCTGTGCGCTTTCATGCTCGTAAACTATGCTTCATCTGGCCAGGGTTACTACCTTATGGCGGAAGGTTGCAACGAGAGCGGACATGATGAGTGTGATCTTGTTTACCGCGCTCGTGCCACGACCTTCTCCACCTTGGCTTTCCTGTTGCTCGTCACAGCATGGGAGGTGAAGCACTTCCACCGCAGTCTCTTCAACATGGACGAGCGTGCCACCGGCCCCTTCTCTGTGTTCAAGACCATCTACCACAACAAGTTCCTCTTCTGGTCCGTTGTTGCCGGTTTTGTCATGATCTTCCCTATCGTGTATATCCCGTACCTCAACACAGAGGTGTTCAAGCACAAGGGTCTTTCGTGGGAGTGGGGTGTCGTCGCTGGCTGTGTTGTTGTATATATCGTCCTTATTGAGATGTGGAAGGCTTGCAAGAGACGGTTCAAGCTGGGTCTTGACTCGCACCCGGTCACTCAGGGCCAGGCTCAAGTCTAA
- a CDS encoding probable sterol delta 5,6-desaturase, with translation MDAILELLDPYVFDYGYAYLFPQQQLQQSTKAYGNSTNYGASSSKNFDDEYSLNFGSSLPRDDIYRQSASILMIAGFGAAFIYVISAALSYYFVFDRRLEYHPRFLKNQIKLEIQSSFFAIPIIDLLTLPFFLGEVRGHSLLYTRIDEYGWWWLAVSTALYMVFNDLGIYWIHRLEHHPSIYKYVHKPHHKWIIPTPWAAIAFHPVDGYLQSLPYHVFVYICPMQKHLYMFLFVCVQIWTILIHDGDMITGHWLEKFINSPAHHTLHHMFFTCNYGQYFTWADNYWDSHRAPMPELDPIHEAVRVMREKGLVDKDGNPIKKSKDE, from the exons ATGGACGCTATACTCGAGCTCCTCGACCCGTATGTCTTCGATTACGGATACGCATACCTTTTCCCCCAACAGCAGCTCCAGCAATCAACAAAGGCATACGGGAACTCGACAAACTACGGCGCCTCGTCTTCCAAGAACTTTGACGATGAGTACTCGCTCAACTTTGGCTCGTCGCTACCGCGCGACGACATCTACCGCCAGAGCGCTTCGATTCTCATGATCGCTGGCTTCGGCGCCGCCTTTATCTATGTTATTTCCGCCGCCCTTTCATACTACTTCGTTTTTGACCGCCGCCTCGAATATCACCCTCGATTCCTCAAGAACCAGATCAAGCTCGAGATCCAGTCTAGTTTCTTCGCCATCCCCATTATCGATCTTCTCACGCTCCCCTTCTTCCTTGGAGAAGTCCGCGGCCACAGTCTGCTGTACACCCGAATTGACGAGTatggctggtggtggctGGCCGTGTCTACCGCCCTCTACATGGTCTTTAACGATCTTGGCATTTACTGGATTCATCGCCTTGAGCACCATCCCAGTATCTACAAGTATGTCCACAAGCCTCACCACAAGTGGATCA TTCCCACCCCCTGGGCTGCCATTGCTTTCCACCCTGTCGACGGATACCTCCAATCCCTCCCTTACCA TGTCTTTGTCTACATCTGCCCCATGCAGAAGCACCTCTACATGTTCCTCTTCGTCTGCGTTCAGATCTGGACCATCCTTATCCACGACGGCGACATGATTACCGGCCATTGGCTCGAAAAGTTCATCAACAGCCCTGCCCACCACACTCTCCACCACATGTTCTTCACCTGCAACTACGGCCAATACTTCACATGGGCCGACAACTACTGGGACTCTCATCGTGCCCCCATGCCCGAGCTGGACCCCATTCACGAGGCCGTCCGAGTCATGCGCGAGAAGGGCTTGGTGGACAAGGATGGAAACCCCATCAAGAAGTCCAAGGATGAGTAA
- a CDS encoding related to G protein-coupled receptor: protein MPPWLQEGNAQGFSPWTDPDSTTALSLEPRRVKQFTMAALTPHQTYVIHVATLTVASISILATIITSFWFFRMRRSFRHDLIMLLIYSDMFKSFWLLIFPAVELVAGKIETTETFCQVSGFFLALSIEASDVSVALISVHTALYIFRGEQGLYPYRKAAYALAAIVPVVMASLAFIESPGYINTGQFCYLPFNPMWKRLALSWIPRYMAFTVILCLCIGVYVYVRVLMRRFGSGNDSSKNTLSKMSGLESLEPLQQGITTVPPTPTIKSHGLIPSSNASRRNSFTVSEDRTTRPPLVAFNSFHLDMPGSTHPSRLHSARLARRGSTQMWMANYGTDLTSQSEQAEVDSQNSTGTTRCGSDDVIAPPAIHTNHEPVHQTPLPDVVSPSYTIQTDFFHRSDGLSALSRPPSIPNLFAILRRTPDSPHSNDTNLVLTQSDFNAPGTVKSREKILRQLRLLFIYPIVYVVIWILPFIVQLTGYGRGAPYGMRLASIIFLCFHGLADAVVFSLKEKPWRHSQAFKRINVQFWKRRQEVPDVGARVGRTREEMTLDSRFAKKRRQQEQAEWEMDRQAGNEARKAARAPPQWWDADE, encoded by the exons ATGCCTCCCTGGCTTCAAGAAGGCAATGCCCAGGGCTTTTCGCCATGGACAGATCCAGATTCAACGACGGCTCTCAGCCTCGAGCCACGTCGAGTGAAGCAGTTCACCATGGCTGCTCTTACTCCCCATCAGACATATGTTATCCATGTTGCGACTCTCACCGTCGCATCGATTAGTATACTTGCTACAATAATAACTTCCTTCTGGTTCTTTCGGATGAGGCGGAGTTTCCGCCATGA CCTCATCATGTTACTCATTTACAGTGATATGTTCAAGAGTTTCTGGTTACTCATCTTCCCCGCCGTGGAACTTGTCGCTGGCAAGATTGAAACGACCGAGACCTTTTGTCAAGTCAGCGGGTTCTTCCTTGCTCTCAGCATAGAAGCTTCTGACGTTTCGGTCGCCCTCATCTCAGTACATACTGCATTGTACATCTTTCGTGGAGAGCAAGGCCTCTACCCATACCGAAAGGCGGCCTACGCTCTCGCCGCCATCGTACCTGTTGTGATGGCCTCATTAGCATTTATCGAAAGTCCCGGCTATATCAACACTGGCCAGTTTTGCTATCTACCATTCAATCCAATGTGGAAGAGACTGGCGCTTTCTTGGATTCCTCGCTATATGGCTTTCACCGTTATTCTCTGCCTATGTATAGGCGTATACGTTTACGTTCGAGTATTAATGAGACGATTCGGCTCTGGGAATGACAGTTCGAAGAACACTCTTTCAAAAATGTCGGGCCTTGAGAGTCTCGAGCCCTTGCAACAAGGAATCACCACTGTACCGCCGACCCCTACGATAAAATCCCATGGTCTAATACCTTCTTCCAACGCTTCACGGCGCAATTCCTTTACCGTATCCGAAGATCGGACGACAAGGCCTCCGCTCGTGGCATTCAACTCTTTTCATTTGGATATGCCTGGGTCGACGCATCCCAGCAGGCTTCATTCGGCACGACTGGCGCGAAGAGGATCGACTCAGATGTGGATGGCTAACTATGGTACTGATCTGACATCTCAATCTGAACAGGCTGAAGTCGATTCCCAGAATTCAACGGGAACTACTCGCTGTGGTTCGGACGATGTGATCGCCCCTCCGGCCATTCATACAAACCACGAGCCTGTCCACCAAACACCTCTTCCTGATGTTGTCTCACCATCATATACTATACAGACCGACTTCTTCCATCGATCTGATGGGTTAAGCGCTCTGTCTAGACCGCCATCTATACCAAATCTTTTCGCCATACTCCGTCGCACACCAGACAGTCCACACAGCAACGACACGAACCTTGTCTTGACTCAGAGCGATTTCAACGCACCTGGTACTGTCAAGTCACGTGAAAAGATCTTGCGACAACTCCGGCTACTATTCATTTATCCGATAGTCTACGTTGTCATCTGGATTCTGCCCTTCATCGTACAACTTACTGGATATGGACGAGGAGCTCCCTATGGAATGAGACTAGccagtattatatttttgTGCTTCCACGGTTTGGCTGACGCTGTGGTCTTTTctctgaaggagaagccctGGAGGCATAGCCAGGCTTTCAAACGCATCAATGTCCAATTTTGGAAAAGACGACAAGAAGTGCCCGATGTTGGTGCAAGAGTCGGGCGCACGAGAGAGGAAATGACACTCGATTCTCGTTTCGCGAAAAAGAGACGACAGCAGGAACAAGCTGAGTGGGAAATGGATCGTCAGGCTGGTAATGAGGCCCGCAAAGCAGCGAGGGCACCCCCCCAGTGGTGGGATGCCGATGAGTAA